Below is a window of Bombus pyrosoma isolate SC7728 linkage group LG14, ASM1482585v1, whole genome shotgun sequence DNA.
GAAGACGTTCCAGAAGCGAGTTACGCTGTTGGACCAGTGACTCTCCCACAGAGAAAGAGCCTAGAACAACAACGACGATCTTAGAAGAATCCAGACGACGAGCGAGAAGCGAGTTACGTGGTTGGTCCAGTAGTAACTCCAGCGACGAAGATCTGTTAGGCGACTTTCGAAGTATTCCAACGATAATAACAAAGGACCAGCCGATGACCAGGACCTGGGGCTGCAGCGAAAGCAGCGAGGGAAGTGACGACAGTCTTCCTTGGAGCGGCGTGTGTCGTTCCAGCGTGGATTCCGTGGACTCAGCAGTGTCTATTCCTGAACCAGATACCAGAGAACAAAGGATCCAAAGGTATAAAGAAGCCAGAAGACGAGAGAACGAAGCTAGAAGTAGAAGAGTGTTAGAAGAAGATGCTAGGAGACGAAAAGACAGAGCTGAAGAGAACAACAACGATATACTAAAAACTTATGGTTCGAAATCGAGGAGTAGGTTCTACTCTGGCAACGACAATGACAGCTATTGTCTAACATCCATAAAGAAGGACAACGATAGCGGCTATGAAACTTCTAGACTAAAAAACGAGAAGAACATCATTATCAGATTACCTCCTGTGAAGCCTAACGAGTCTTCCTTAGTCAGATTCGAAGACGATCATCGGAATGAGGATGATAAGAGGAACAATAACAGTCCCAGAAATGGTAACGCGAGTCCTGGTATACTTAGAATGGATATGAATGAGAGAAGAAGTCGTGCAAGAGAGAGGAGGAGTATCAGAGAGAAGAGCCAATTGCTTCAAACACAGCAGTTTACTAATACAACTGTAGAGACTCTTCAGGAACGCAAGGAACGATTGGCCCAATTATCCTCGAGGATTCCAGTGCCTCGACAATTGTCGCAGAATTCGAAACTCGCGGAGAATTACAATTCGACGGCCCTGCCTAGGTCGTCGACCTCTCTGTCGGTTCTGACCGAGCCACCTTGCGAGGAGGACGTGGCCAGACTCTTGGAACGGTGTCAAAGGGTAGACCATTACGTGCCAGTACGAGAGAAGCTGACTCTGTTCGAATCTCTGTCTAGGCTAGGCGGTCGACTGGCTAGAAGCACCGAAGATCTCGGTCGAACGTCTTCGAAACCGAGTCCCAGAGGGAAACAACGTGCCCGGTCGCTTCACGATCTCAACAGAGGGGCCAGGGCCGTTCCCGTCAGGGAAATGTGTCGATTCTTCGAGGGAGACGTTGAACAGGATCAGAATCAGAAGACTCCTCTTGCCAAAACGAGGTTCAGTGACCCTGTGACACCTACTAGGAGTACTACGTGGAAGGATGCTGCGAGTTCCAAAGGCAACGACACGCCTCACATAAGATCTTCCACGagaaagaaacattatttaaaGTAATGGTTGTGTTCGAGGTTCATCTTTGCAAGTCCTAGATCCTCCTGCACAATAACTTACTAACTGATAATATTAACGACTTGACAAATTGCAAATTGTTTTGCTTATACACTTTTTCTTTACAATCTTCCTTTGCAATATCACGTGAAATGATCAGATGACTTGTGGATTCgtaaaatctaattttctttcttagcGAACACGTTGCTGTTACATATGTAACTTACGAAGCTccactaataatattagttcaaTTGTGTTAGGGGATGGTGTCTTCGAGTTTTCGGTGTCTGAGGCTCTGATGTGTCTCTGCTGAGAAATTCTATGTTCGAAAGCAGGCCTTTCAGAGGAACATACTCTGTCCCAGATTTGAGTGATTAGAGTCACAGAGAAAAGCGCCAGATCTGATACTTCGATTTCCGATTCCGTAGATTTACTGGTATTATAGACCGAATCGTGAAGTTAGAAAGGATCGATATCGATCAGTTTAGACGCGAATCCGCTCGCTTGACTGCGATGGATCGTCACACTCGTGTCGAGAGAAAGTCGCTGCCTGGAGCAGCTGGTTTTTTTGCTCTCCAGGATTTGAACTGTGCTCGATTCGAGGTTCCGATCAGACGTTTCCACGCGACACGAGCATCGACGATGCCTGGCAAAGTACAGGAAGAAATACAAGGTTTTTGCGAGCGCggttttgtcaatttttcttatttattgtattttcgtTCTGTTTTTTGTACGAGATTCCCCGGAGCCTAGCGTAGTCCACGAACGTGATTCGACGTCACGGATAAAGAGCGCATCGAATCGAAAGAtgaggaggaagagaaaaagagagggaatAGGAGAAACCGGTAATTTCCATTCACCAAGCGATTCTCGCGCACGAAACACCTGCCGAATGCAAGTCGAAGGCGGTCTTCGATTTCTCGATTAACCGACCAAGACTCGTGGAATCGTTAATATCCGGAGATACGAGAGTTACGAATGAGAGACTGAACCATCCTGAAAAGTTCTACGTAATTTCGTTGAATCGAATGAGAGTTAAGTTCTTAAGAGTTCTTACGAAAAGTTGCAATTATTAAGTTGTATAAATAGATTAACGAAGTTTTTGAAACCGTAAACAGTTAGGGCTCctttaattttgtacataaaGTGATTGTATTCAggttgtttaaaaaattcgtaaaatcgaaatttaagAATGATTGGAAAATGACACATTTGTATAGAACTAGAATTTTGTTGAATAATCAATGCgttgtttctttttgtaataatattctgCTATTAGATTATTTTCTCAGAGAATTTTTCAACAACCAGTTGTTTCAAATGGTGTTTGAAAGATTCCAaagaataaatgataaatgtaaatgattCAAATGTAATCGAACGTATTAAGTGGAATTATTGatgttcaattaaaattactaatttgttttatcatttattatttattctattatctCACAAAAATTTCTACCAAATGATCATCTTGCAATCATGAAAAGGCTACGAACGTTTCAAACAACCCGATATTTCCTTCCACGCGTACCtgaacgaataaaattcgcaTTTAATTCACCCGTCGTTTGATCAGCGATGGctgttgtaaataatttatttagttaaaaatCGGAAGCCGGGAGAACGTAGCCAGCTATTGGTCGGATCTCGAACATCCGTTTCAACGAGTGGCGCGTGAAC
It encodes the following:
- the LOC122574784 gene encoding uncharacterized protein LOC122574784, with amino-acid sequence MMMAPQVVGVLLKKPGQQNHPRFPPLDPQETKIRGELYVEDLGERRIVSIRMGWLWVEGTPRLPLRALNLRQAAPSLCQPHALALGFTLSNSQGHTLATFWADSEPVYWSWVRAIAAELVRQTPFRAQRCLNFLEILTICPRGPVPLPDSPTESRRRSRSELRCWTSDSPTEKEPRTTTTILEESRRRARSELRGWSSSNSSDEDLLGDFRSIPTIITKDQPMTRTWGCSESSEGSDDSLPWSGVCRSSVDSVDSAVSIPEPDTREQRIQRYKEARRRENEARSRRVLEEDARRRKDRAEENNNDILKTYGSKSRSRFYSGNDNDSYCLTSIKKDNDSGYETSRLKNEKNIIIRLPPVKPNESSLVRFEDDHRNEDDKRNNNSPRNGNASPGILRMDMNERRSRARERRSIREKSQLLQTQQFTNTTVETLQERKERLAQLSSRIPVPRQLSQNSKLAENYNSTALPRSSTSLSVLTEPPCEEDVARLLERCQRVDHYVPVREKLTLFESLSRLGGRLARSTEDLGRTSSKPSPRGKQRARSLHDLNRGARAVPVREMCRFFEGDVEQDQNQKTPLAKTRFSDPVTPTRSTTWKDAASSKGNDTPHIRSSTRKKHYLK